One window of the Tachypleus tridentatus isolate NWPU-2018 chromosome 10, ASM421037v1, whole genome shotgun sequence genome contains the following:
- the LOC143230152 gene encoding uncharacterized protein LOC143230152 isoform X1 has translation MQGPVGSGSMDGNGIDQAASVIEKNQIAEVHLIHQLYQKLYGLDRNLQQQQKELDAIRQQLLGSGAHQHPIVQELFQQIYVSKQQVNQQSQELRKIRTELQTKLEIIQMKWSSSLRELFHYGLSRSDCDLSETGITRTPSCFSKFTQSDSIGYELFVQSQFSSDQEICGGSNISFPQVLSNVTVNCDQPTNLEQGPIYHSAEKQQSFPSTTDYHSNSSEVSQFSSHTFCSMYLPRSQDQHPFLLQPSSTCDPQELSQLPVGYLLDDSSQSPDSLFTHSSLYTGEFASNC, from the exons ATGCAAGGACCAGTGGGTTCGGGTAGCATGGATGGAAATGGGATTGATCAAGCTGCATCAGTTATAGAG AAGAATCAGATAGCAGAAGTACATTTGATTCACCAACTTTATCAAAAGCTTTATGGCCTGGACAGGAATCTCCAACAGCAACAGAAGGAGTTGGATGCGATTCGTCAACAGCTACTGGGCTCTGGGGCTCATCAGCATCCAATTGTTCAAGAGTTGTTTCAACAAATTTATGTTTCCAAG CAGCAAGTTAACCAACAGAGCCAAGAACTAAGGAAGATAAGAACTGAGCTACAAACTAAACTAGAAATCATTCAAATGAAGTGGTCCAGTAGCCTTCGAGAACTGTTTCATTACGGTCTATCTAGAAGCGATTGTGATCTCTCAGAAACTGGAATCACTAGAACTCCATCCTGCTTTTCCAAGTTTACTCAAAGTGACAGCATAGGGTATGAGTTGTTTGTCCAATCACAGTTTTCTTCTGATCAAGAAATCTGTGGGGGCAGTAATATTTCCTTTCCCCAGGTACTAAGTAATGTGACTGTAAACTGTGACCAACCTACAAACCTGGAACAAGGTCCCATTTACCATTCTGCAGAAAAGCAGCAGTCTTTTCCAAGCACGACAGATTACCACTCAAATAGCTCAGAAGTATCTCAATTTTCATCTCACACCTTCTGTTCCATGTATCTTCCAAGAAGCCAGGATCAGCATCCATTTCTGTTGCAGCCATCCAGTACATGTGACCCACAGGAACTCAGCCAGCTTCCTGTAGGCTACCTGTTGGATGACAGTTCCCAGTCTCCTGATAGTCTTTTCACACATTCTAGTTTGTACACTGGAGAATTTGCCAGTAATTGTTGA
- the LOC143230152 gene encoding uncharacterized protein LOC143230152 isoform X2, giving the protein MQGPVGSGSMDGNGIDQAASVIEKNQIAEVHLIHQLYQKLYGLDRNLQQQQKELDAIRQQLLGSGAHQHPIVQELFQQIYVSKQVNQQSQELRKIRTELQTKLEIIQMKWSSSLRELFHYGLSRSDCDLSETGITRTPSCFSKFTQSDSIGYELFVQSQFSSDQEICGGSNISFPQVLSNVTVNCDQPTNLEQGPIYHSAEKQQSFPSTTDYHSNSSEVSQFSSHTFCSMYLPRSQDQHPFLLQPSSTCDPQELSQLPVGYLLDDSSQSPDSLFTHSSLYTGEFASNC; this is encoded by the exons ATGCAAGGACCAGTGGGTTCGGGTAGCATGGATGGAAATGGGATTGATCAAGCTGCATCAGTTATAGAG AAGAATCAGATAGCAGAAGTACATTTGATTCACCAACTTTATCAAAAGCTTTATGGCCTGGACAGGAATCTCCAACAGCAACAGAAGGAGTTGGATGCGATTCGTCAACAGCTACTGGGCTCTGGGGCTCATCAGCATCCAATTGTTCAAGAGTTGTTTCAACAAATTTATGTTTCCAAG CAAGTTAACCAACAGAGCCAAGAACTAAGGAAGATAAGAACTGAGCTACAAACTAAACTAGAAATCATTCAAATGAAGTGGTCCAGTAGCCTTCGAGAACTGTTTCATTACGGTCTATCTAGAAGCGATTGTGATCTCTCAGAAACTGGAATCACTAGAACTCCATCCTGCTTTTCCAAGTTTACTCAAAGTGACAGCATAGGGTATGAGTTGTTTGTCCAATCACAGTTTTCTTCTGATCAAGAAATCTGTGGGGGCAGTAATATTTCCTTTCCCCAGGTACTAAGTAATGTGACTGTAAACTGTGACCAACCTACAAACCTGGAACAAGGTCCCATTTACCATTCTGCAGAAAAGCAGCAGTCTTTTCCAAGCACGACAGATTACCACTCAAATAGCTCAGAAGTATCTCAATTTTCATCTCACACCTTCTGTTCCATGTATCTTCCAAGAAGCCAGGATCAGCATCCATTTCTGTTGCAGCCATCCAGTACATGTGACCCACAGGAACTCAGCCAGCTTCCTGTAGGCTACCTGTTGGATGACAGTTCCCAGTCTCCTGATAGTCTTTTCACACATTCTAGTTTGTACACTGGAGAATTTGCCAGTAATTGTTGA